The DNA window CTAAAGTTCGCTTCATGACTAAAATATATCATCCCAATGTAGACAAGCTGGGAAGAATATGTTTAGACATTCTGAAAGGTAAGTTACAAATTATGATCATATTGACACTTAAGAGTGTGCATATTATAGCCTCCCTGCCAGAAGTGATAGAAAATGATTAGTTTTTCAATCAGCCTCCTCTGTTctcatttcctttttattcACTAATTATTTCAGATAAATGGTCACCAGCTCTGCAGATTCGCACGGTGCTCCTGTCCATCCAGGCATTACTCAGTGCACCAAACCCTGATGATCCCTTAGCAAATGACGTTGCCGAGAAGTGGAAGACCAATGAAGCTGAAGCTATAGAGACGGGTAAGAGCTGCTGGGTTTGAATGAAATTACAACTCTGATGTCATtctcagtcgacagcaagtagcaaaatggccgccccctgagatggataaaatgGGGGAGATTTtgctgtttaattcatattatAATTCCTAAAATGttcttgttgacattttgtttttcttctcaacCCCTCTTCAGCCAAGTCATGGACCAGACTTTATGCCGGAAACAAATGAAGCGACGAGCAGCCTGTCAAGTGAAGACCCACACGGAAGTCAAGTGTGAACACAAGTCCTCATGTTCTGCCAATACCTCctttatttgcatttgaagGACACGGTCAAATTaaaacacacgtacacacgcacacttatgctataaataaacatgagtataatgaaaagggaaaaagtcCTGGCAATTAGTGAATGCATTCTAGTAAAACGACTCGTCTTTGTCCTAAATAACTCACTACTGTTTGCTCAGAGGTTTAGGTCAGCTCACCTTGGCTTTCTTTGTACATCGTCTGTCAGTCTGTCAactgctgctttttttaaGCTTTTCAAGAGGGAGGAACCTGCATCCCAGATCATTGCTTGAGGGAGGGGAGTCTTGAGGGTTATAAGGAGGAGACAGCAGTGGAACAGGGTGAGGAATGAAGGGCCAGTATAGtcatattttatgtttattttaactttGTGTTCCTTTATCACTGTCGATTAAAAGCAACTAACAACTACTAATGTTTACCATCTGTGGTGTTGTATGACGGCCACGTGGAGATAACAGTGTTTGTTCTGGCCAATCACAAAACAGCTCTCCTTATTTAAACTCACAGCTAATAGGACTGAAAGCCAAAACTGAGCCTTTTACAAATTGCATACATCAccgtcactttttaaccactTCTAGCTGGAAATTGTGTTAAGTGCGTGTCAGTGCTGTTAGGATGGACATTATGGACCTTGACTTagtttgagctttttttttttgttttaactttaCAGTATCTAGTcctcaatgtattttttcttcttagtaCAGTCATACTAAAGTCCACTCAGCTTTTTTCTTCTAGTGCATTTTCAGTCTTGACACTACATGACTCAGTTGTGTATGACCTTCTTCCAATGGCTATTAATCCACAAAGCAGGGGTTCCATTTGCGCTTTCACCTTATTTAATAATAAGTCAGAATTGGAATGTCTTATGTGATGTTAAGGTGTGGTGTGATCAGTCTCCTCCAATTTAGGTCAGTGTAGAATTTGACACTTGACATTTGTGGCTACAAAGCCGagttaaaatgtaaatttttgATCATCTGGGAGGAAACTTTTTCCCGTTCTGAGAATGTTATGGAAAACGATCATCTGCATACATTTTAGTTCTGTAAATAAACTCCGTTAGATAATAAACACATGCTTgcgtttgatttttttgccgTTAAGCTGAATAAAACTGATCAGTAGTCACAATTTCAAACATCCCTCAGacatgcttttatttattgttatgtaAGACAATAGAACAACTGCAAGATCTGAACTCACAGGAGTGAAAGACTTTGTCCAAATAATGTAAACTGTTCAATGACTTGACAAGACAGCACCTGGAATACTCACAATTACAATAATCGTAGATGTGATTACTTCTAAGATGGCACAAATTGACACAACAAATACCTCAAGTTTTGTGAGCAAGCTTTATATTAAAGCAATACATCAATACTAATATAAGTCGGGGATTGTGAGAAAAACCTCACTCTCATTGTAAATTGTATACATCTCATGAATACTGTCATTCGTTTTAACCCATTTCCAGAGGAGTATGGATAGCGCTCCAGACTCTGTTTGTGGATCAGACAAACATATTAATATAGATGGATGATTTATAAATCGACGCCGCCATATTGGATGTGGCATAAAGTTCGAAGATTTACCAGTGGTTTGACAAGATTTCGAAAATCttgtgggatttcttttcacagGTTAGATTGAACAATTACCATGGATTGTAATTGACCATtataaaatattgtaaaaatgtgtcatgaattggtgaaaaataatatatacgGAAACATTATCACTAACACTGgtataaaaatatatgcatTGGCTTGATGCTACATCCCAAACATAGAATAACTCAAACATCGCTcgtcatcaaataaaaattccatactttttttatttattaaacatCTGCTTTGAGAAGGATTACTTTAGTGAATTTTATAAAAAGGTGTTTCATGGAGTTTTTGGTTACCGGCCACCGGGACGGGATTTACCACGACCAATATGGCTGAATCGCTGGCGTATGGCAGCAGCTGGCCAAGACGAATGTCTATGTATTTATGTCTATGCGAAGTCAGACTCGTAAAAGAAGCCCGCGGACCTCTGACATGAGTGTGACATCGGAACCTAATTTCCATGCCATGTTCCATGAACGACCAGTTGCAGCCTGACACGGATGAAGAAAAGTCTAGAAATGAATGAAGCAACTCCACATTTTGGAATTGCGACTGTTACATAGTCTGGCCTCGCGGACGACTGAAGCTCCACGTACTACCAACCTCTGACCTTTATTTTGATgcgtttccccattgaggagAACATTTTACATGATGAAATTTAAGACCAACAAGACCAGGACGTACGACGGCGAAGGGTTCAAAAGACGAGcagcttgtttgtgtttcagcAGCGAATCCGAAGATGAGGTAAAAACGTAAccgcttcttttttgttgttcaacAACTGTTCAAAATCGTGAACGTCATATTTTATAACGTAACTTTAGTTCTCAAAACATTATAGCTTAATTGCACGCTCTTTTTATCCGAGTGCATTCAATGACATGTATAAAGTGTCACCAAATTAAAAAGACCATAAAATGTAATGTGCGATGGTGTGCTGTAAGCATTTGTTAGCAGCATTACCACTCAAGTTTCCAAATTAAGACCTAAACTGAGTCCTAGTAAAGACCGTTTTATTTAAATACCAAGCTCTTACCTTACTTCACATTGAGCAGGAGTACCAAATGCGCTGGTCAATAATGTCTTATTCAGCCATCTGAATAGTGAGCCAGGTTATTTTATTCCCAATTGGAATGGAATCAGTTAAGGCCACACAAAATGATAACTAAAAAAAGTCTATATTGTTAGCAGGCCAATATAGATCAGTTTTAGGCCAACACTGATTCCGATATTTGGCAGAATAAAATTCTGACAATTGATTGTTCAACCTATTGAATTAAATATATGTACAAATGTGTTAATGTGTACCAAAACTTTAAGTTCATATCATCCAATCAACCTGTATTTTGAAGATTTTCTATTTGTTGGGCCGGAGGTTTGAATttcattgtctttgttttgtgacGAATTAACTTCAATCATTTGATAtttgccaattaaaaaaaacaacatcagcCGACCAATCTGTCGTGCTTTTAATTGTTACTACAATGAAGACTTTGACGACCACTGAAGACCTGCCAAAAAACATTAGGTGcgttaaaaaggctttcaaaTGGTGATGAACTATTAAGTCCAGTGAAAGTCACTCCACATCAGATGAGAATAattaatcaattttattttaaagtaaGAGCTGTATGTTATATAATAGTCTCTATTATTTCATCAAAAGTCATAGCTTCTGTGTCCTTGTCTGCAGAGTGGATGTGTCCGATCTGAGCTGTGCTTGAGATGTGGCAGTGGATGGGTGACGAGGTGTTGAATGTTACACAGTGTGCTTAACACCAAGTGACCTATGAGCTGCAATTTTTAGAAACAAGGTGCAGGTTCTTGCTGTCCCTTGCAGATTTGCTTTCATGTCCCCCTCGGCGCTGCCAAATCTCTGCACAGATCTCCCCATTGGTTGGTCCTCTTCACTATGTCCTGTGTTTTGATCAAATCACTTCCATAATTTCTGATTGCAGAGCAGAAAGAAGCTCTCGTCTCACTCGCCACACAACATTCTTCTTCGGCATTTGCTTCCATTGCACACGTCACAATTTCTATGGGGGAGTCTTGTATGAATGCCAGGTTGACAGCCATTGCCCTATAAGGTTTAGGAggataaatgaacaaaaaagttCCCCTTTTCACTTTGATCTAACACATTTCCGTTAAGACTATGCCCGAAAACATGATTGGCGCAGTTGGTCAATGTTTCTGCTGCATGTGCCACATGCACTGATCTGCACTCTAATTGACGAGTTGACAAGTGCCTCCAcagttgaaaatgtttttaatgtcTTTATGGACACACAAACCTGGACCTCCGTTTCTTAAAGTAGGAGGTTTATAATGGAATTTGCAGCAAAGGCTTGCATTCTCGACACGACTTGTTCTTAAGTACCATTATTGAACTCCAGGACTGTTTTGAATGCACAAAATGTGACCTAATTGCACTGGACGTTAACTAGGACTGTATGCTATCACTGTTGACAAGCTATCTGCTCGGGTCATTCACCTCCTCTGCTATGCGCTCTTGTTTTCACGCTAAAAGACAACTGCTGATCCAGGGGTTTTAGAAAAGCTTGTTGACCGAGTATGTGTGCACACATGTCCACATACTGTACAACTGTGCATTTTCAGCATGAGAGCAGTGATATTGGAGAATAGTTTATCATTTGGTTTTAAACTTGGGTGCTACATTGGACAGTGATTTTAAATTGGACTGGTaaattgttgctgttgttaaaTCCAACTTTTTTCATCTTACGCAGCTGGCTAAAGTAAAGAATCTCATTTCTCAAGAGCACTTAGAAATGGTATTCCATGCCTTTGTTACATCTCGGCCGGATTACTGTAATGCACTTTATTTTGGAGTCAGCCAGTCCACCCTCAAATGTTGGAGAGCGTTTTAATACAGCCACATTTAAACGCACATTGGTCAGTCCCCTTTGGAGGCTGTGAGGTTGCACAATGTTACCACGGAGGTAGATTTATCTAAAGTGGAAGTTAACCCCCaaattttctttacaataatatgttgtaCGTACCCTGCTAGTCTAAACatggcattctgattaatacaTATTGTGTTGgtggaatatgagttaagcagcaaaatagaCCCGTTTTTATCCTTCTCGgaaggtggccattttgctacTTGTTGtcgactaaaaatgacatcacgccAACTCTCAGActacaaccaatcacagctgaGTTTTCAGAATAGTGGTCAGCCGTGATTGGCTGTaacctgagacctggcaactgtaATGTCactttcagtcgacagcaagtggcaagaTGGGCACctcctgagatggataaaaacaggtggattttcccagttttatttatattccaCTAATGACTCATTAATCAAAACACTGTCTATTAATTAtttgggctgcacagaacatgttattacaaagaaaatgtgggGGTTTACTTCCcctttaacaaaaaataaatacatcaagAGCACAACTGAAAACCAGCCTGCCTCTGTATCACCATagagaaagaaaattaaatattctCCTAGTGGTGCTCCAATCAAACATGCCTGCCGTGTGGAACTTGCGATTTGAGCGTTATGAAAAGTTTGCATACTGCAACAGAGTCcatgataaataaaatgattattcCACAGTCAAAGTTAGTCAGGCATGACGTTGCTATTATTTGGATGGCACTTTGAAATTAGCCAGTCCATCCATCAGAACAGACTTAGTCTTCTCTCACATGTAGGTGCTACTGGTGAGCAGCAGCCGATACCCGGACCGATGGATTGTGCCAGGGGGAGGAGTGGAGCCTGAGGAGGAACCCTATGGAGCTGCTGTCAGAGAAGTTTATGAGGAGGTGAGCTCATCATCTTCAAAAAGTGACACTCACTCATACGTCTGCCAGTAGCATTATCACATACTGTTATGTGGATAACTGTAAAGATAACATTGTTAATGCTTGCATCCATGGTGAGATGGAGTCTTATTATCACTTTGGGTGAGAGACAATGTACCTTGATCTTGGTTACCAGTAAATCACAAGGCAACATACAGACAGACAACGTTCCCACTGACAGCATACAGGAAAATTATTCTGGAGTGAACCTAAAACACACTTTTTGGACTACTGGAAGGAGGTAGAATGTCAACGAAGCAGAACTTGCAATTGAGTGCATCAGTTCACTTAAATCCACTTAGCTTCAATCTCTCAGCATGGTTTCATTTGATATGGTTTCATCTTACCTTAAGGTATATTAAGGCAAGGTCCGTAACCTATTATGCTGAGCTCAAGATTTACAGTGGTACATTAAAATCGAATGAACCATATTTTTAGGACTATTGAGGATgcagtgaattaaaaaaagattgaaaaaaaacaaacagtacATAATAGGGCACAGTTGTCTATAAGCCACAGGTGTAGCCGCATCATTGTTTAAGCCCCAGGGTGCAAAgtgtgtaccgtattttctgcactataagtcgcacttaaaagcctttaattttctcaaaaaccgaaggtgcgccttttaataaggTGCGACTTTTATGTGGAccgaattccaaaatctgCAAACATTGTCAAAGAGACATGCTTACGAGGCTTTCTGAAAAGCCGGGATCATTGCCGAATAGCAACGTGACAACGAGACAATGACCAGAGCGAATATGGCATGTTGAATGGTgaacttgcccaactgtttaattcGGATACAGaagaatataaaataaataaaaatatcagctgcatttttttctttttattttgagctACCACTCATCATGTGATCGTTAGCATTACGTTACATGTGGATGCAGGTTTGCGATGTGATCATCCACTAATGGTAACAAACTGAAAAGAGTTTAACATACATTGACTTGATCACTTCATTACCATATTGTATACACGAGACCCAAAGACAAAATGGTATCCAGCATGCGCATCCCGCATTCCTCGAATAGTTACTATGTCATTGGCAACTCGATCAACCCAGGTGattgttaaaaatgtttagCGTTGATGTCTAGCTACTGAATTGCTTTGTGGTTTCATAAAGAGTCCTCAATTGGCTACAGACTGATTGATCGGTTTGCGTTGTGAGGTTGTGCCTTAGATTGTAGCGTGCTGACAACTTTGAAGTATGGCAGTGACATTTGGGAAGGCTCTCGGGTTACTTTGTGCTTATGACCAGACGTGTCTGAATATAGATGAGTTGCAAACCAACAACTTGGAAAGCCTACATCTCAAATCATCACATTACAATACACTGACTAAGTTCAACTCGACAACATGGATACATGTAATTTACAACAATATAgctttatcattttatttcatgtcatTAGGTTGTTTTACGATCTCccaaagcatttttatttcaaatttggatgaAAAATAGCATAGCACTGgaagaaatgtcaaaattgtgtgttgaaTGAGTATTGTAACGAGCCTCTTGGATGAGCTGTAGTTTCTCTGATGCACCAGACGGCTAGCATTTtccactttattgtattttgatttttatatatacacacaggAAACATTCAATGTGTCTTAGGGAACTGGGATACAGCCGGTAAGACGGATCCCTACTAACTGAAACTGGCAGCTCTAAAGGCCAGGTTTAAAATACCACACATCAAAGGTTCATGTTGCCAAACAATTTCTTAATCCTCTGGAATGCATCATATGCAACAGCAGACAGAAACTTGAAGCATTTTGACGAAAAGTTGGCCTGAAAAGCCACAGACTGAAAATCTCTGTGAATCTCAGTCCAAGACCATTTAAGTTGATGTTTTCATGTCTCGTGAACCACCATGCCTAATGAGGTCAAGcagtaataaaaatggtaaACGAATTCAATGTCCAAATTTTAGTTTCTCAAATTCAAAGGCCTTTCTTCCTGAATATGTTTTGCTTCTTGTGTGCACAGGCTGGGGTCAAGGCAAGGCTTGGCAGACTTCTGGGAATTTTTGAGGTAAGCCTCTAAAAGCGTCATAGGAAATTCTGATTGAATccatgcacaaaaacaaaatcattcttgttaaaatgcaaaacagctcTGAATGGGTtaattttgtttcgttttcaTGCTTGTACTCTTATTTTGATATTATGTTCagtgtcttttattgcaaagTTGTTGCATTCCTCCTGTGTCTACGTATCAAGAACAGCTACACATGAAATGCaaaattgcagcaaaaattaAAAGCATGCTTTCCATCTAAATCTTTACCGCACAACCAGGACAGAAAGCACAGGACACACGTCTATATCCTCATTGTCACGGAGATGCTGGAGGACTGGGAGGACTCCGTCAACATAGGTACAGTAGGCTGCTTTTACTCGCACATGAATATGATATTTGGATTGCGGTCTGTGTTTGCTTATATTTTCAAAGACCAGGTATAAGGGTGTATGACtaccaaaatccaacaaatttTGTTTGTCACGCATAAACAACCAAACCGAAGCATGACAAGTGTGATTTAACCACTCTACTGGATAATCAGCATGCTCCAAATATACGCTCCGTTCTCTATTGTATGCAGGAAGGAAACGTGAGTGGTTCAAAGTTGATGACGCCATCAGGGTACTGCAGAGCCACCGACCTGTCCATGCCGAATACCTGCACAGATTCAAGAACACCCGTAACTCCACCTGCAGCCCACTGTGTCACCCAAGTAACGGCAACGCACCGGGCTCCCAAGTGATGGACAGCAACACTCCTTCCTCACTACGTTGTTAGTGCCGCACAAACCTCTCGTCAATTGAGAATTATGAAGTACTCCAAGATGGACTTACCTGAAACACACTGTTACCTAAATGACTTGCAGTTTTAGACCATGAAGTACGGACGCTAATGACACTGATTTGAAACCCATTTTGAGGTGGGCTTGTAGAGTGacaaattgtttttcaatAATGGCTACAgatgtatgtttatttttatagtgATCATCACCAACTGTGTGTCCCTTTTAATGCTTTCTCTTTATTTTTAGAGTGTTGCGTCTGCACTTTAAaggtcatttttattcttgatTAATAATACAGTATTTGATTGTTGCTGTTGCCAGTGTTTGCTTGGTTTCCTGGTGCTCAGTACTGAGAAGTGCTACCTCTCAGAGGAAGTCATAATGCTCAAAGTGCCTTGTTGACAAATTAGCAGAGTATATCATGTGCTTGAAAGAAAACCAAACTAGTTTTGTGAACTGCGAAGATACAGAGTGACTTAAAATAACCTAAAGTAAACTATAGCTATTAATATTAACATTAGAATCACATCTGaattaagtaaaaaataaaatcacttcAAATGCTGCGTACAATGTTTCCCAAAAATGTGCATCATCTGAATTGGGAATATCTGAGtaactaaataaaacatttatttatcaaaattgaaaaaaaagcttcatgaATTGCTTGTGAATAAACTAtgtaattgtcaatttttgattgtatatttttttcactaaTCCCATTCTGAATGATCTCCAAgatggcaaaaagaaaaagtttttGGGCGTGCcgaattgttttttaaatttctcatTTGACATTCACATACAAATGTGTACTGAAcggattattttgaaatttatttGGAAACTGTTCAATTTGAACGAAATCAACCTTGAATTACATTGCAATTAACATTAATGTACCtaaaaagcatttattttatgtattttttcgGGAAAATGCCTCTGCAATTATTTTACAGCATCAATGCAAACGTCGTCCTACTTTGTCACCCTAATTCATGTTAGTAGTGAAATGTGCTGCTGTGTACTCTCATGTAGTttgttctatttaaaaaaataatcgccACCAACTAACAATCCACTAGTTCGGTGCGTTTGTATTTCTCGACAGGACTTGTGTAGTCCACTGTACAGTCCCTCCAAGGACCCGCCccttctctgtttctctctGCCTGGTCTTGGTCAGGTGTCTGTGGTACAGCGACGCAAACGTTCCGTCTGGGAAACCGATTCAGGTTCGTGTTGGGACAAACACTGAGAAGGCCATGCTCAGACGGATATTACAAATGGTAAGCTTCCACGACAACATTCCGCGCTATATGAGGTTTAGTGGAGCCAaatatgatcttttttttttttttaaacgtagGCCCATCCCTGGTTTATACAGGGGGCGCCCCTTTTAACTCACAATCTGTCGCGGATGGGCGGTGTCATGTGTTCGAGACGACGATTTACTGACAATGGCGGAAAATAGCACATCCCGCCAAGTCGCGGTCAACATATCAAGCGCTCCTTATGATGGGCGGCCAAAGTTAGCATTTGATGCTAACCCGTTTAAATCGAGGGAGGCTACTTTATTCAGTGGCGTTATCGACAGAGAACGTcaattttacaataaaaaaacaccgcTGCATAGTTTGGCAGCCTGGAAACGCATGTGAGGGTGTTATATATAAAGATAACATCAGTGGCCAGCAAATACCACGCACTTTATCTGTTTCCGTTAGCTATACAATGTTGGGTTGATTCATCAACCATTTCTTAAACGCTAATGGCCCTATTCTaactgatcttttttttttttgcagtttaaCCACCTATTTAGTCGTGAATTACCATGCGATGATTTAATACATCTCATTCATCGCAACAGACGACAGTGACGTGACCTTGTTTGTATGGGAGCCGTGTTTTCCTCATAACTCACTGTCGCGTTCATTTGCGAAACATATGTATATGACACATTTCCACGAAACagtgaaatgtggcgaaatctCTGCCCATTCAAGACAGCACCACTTTTACATTTGGCTTCATAAGAGATTAATGTCATCCTCACTGAATGGCATAAGGTTATTGGCTAAATAGAGCCTATTCTTGGAAAGACATTTCTCgataataatacaaaagtaACGTTCAAGTAACTGCTATATAGGTAAATATAATGCTTATGTTTGGATGatcattattctttttttttctttgcgatGAAGCCAGACTGCAGTTCTGGTTAATGTTTGAAATGAGTGAAGGGGTGTGTAATGATGCAGATTTACAGGCCCTCCTCCACGCCTCCAAGTTCCTACCATATTATGGGCCCACAGTCCTGAGTCCTGAGATAAAGAGTTATCTCATGTATCAactaaaaaaagtgaatggGCCACATGATGGAGGTGAGACCTTTCTCCAGTAGGGCTGCAATGAGGTGACCCTCCCTGCTTTACAGTACTTCAGAGTGAAGTATTGTACTGATTGGATCCTGGCCAATGTTCCAGCACGTAGCCATTAAGAGCATTTGAATAACTGCACCACTTCGAGCTATCAGTGAACACGTCCTGTCCTGATTCGTGATGTGGGAAAATTTCTGTGCTGTAACCTGATGAGGCTGACGAGGCCATACAAATTAACAGTTTCATCTTGTTGTCCGGACCTTGGACTTTCACCCACACACTCCCCACTTACGTTCCAATTGATTTGTTCCACAGTATATGTTAAAGCCTTCAAATAACTGTTGCAATATCCCAAATTCTTTAATCATTCCATTTGTCCTCATGTGGCAATCAGAACCAAACAGTTATAAGGACAGTATCTCACTTACCCAACATTAGCTGACAATAATAAGTCTAAAATGCACAAGAGATGAAT is part of the Syngnathus acus chromosome 6, fSynAcu1.2, whole genome shotgun sequence genome and encodes:
- the nudt4a gene encoding nudix (nucleoside diphosphate linked moiety X)-type motif 4a — translated: MMKFKTNKTRTYDGEGFKRRAACLCFSSESEDEVLLVSSSRYPDRWIVPGGGVEPEEEPYGAAVREVYEEAGVKARLGRLLGIFEDRKHRTHVYILIVTEMLEDWEDSVNIGRKREWFKVDDAIRVLQSHRPVHAEYLHRFKNTRNSTCSPLCHPSNGNAPGSQVMDSNTPSSLRC
- the ube2na gene encoding ubiquitin-conjugating enzyme E2Na, which gives rise to MTGLPRRIIKETQRLFAEPVPGIQAEPDESNARYFHVVISGPQDSPFEGGTFKLELFLPEEYPMAAPKVRFMTKIYHPNVDKLGRICLDILKDKWSPALQIRTVLLSIQALLSAPNPDDPLANDVAEKWKTNEAEAIETAKSWTRLYAGNK